From a single Salinirussus salinus genomic region:
- a CDS encoding 4-phosphopantoate--beta-alanine ligase: MEEIPESHPRYESLLTRHRIEDGVERGITSPQGLIAQGRGEAFDYLLGEETIPSADEAARAAAAQLLLADHPVVSVNGNVAALVPGEVVELADATGADIEVNLFNRTEERMEAIADHLREHGAEDVKGLTADARIPGLDHERAKVDADGIYDADVVVVPLEDGDRAEALAAMGKTEVVIDLNPMSRSAQAAAVPIVDNIIRAVPNMTAHARELADASREELEAIVKEFDPDAARAAAERAVREGELA, translated from the coding sequence ATGGAGGAGATCCCCGAGAGCCACCCCCGATACGAGTCGCTTCTGACCCGCCACCGGATCGAGGACGGCGTCGAGCGGGGGATCACCAGCCCGCAGGGGCTGATCGCCCAGGGGCGGGGCGAGGCCTTCGACTACCTGCTCGGCGAGGAGACCATCCCCAGCGCCGACGAGGCCGCCCGCGCCGCCGCCGCGCAGCTGTTGCTCGCCGACCACCCCGTCGTCTCGGTCAACGGCAACGTCGCCGCGCTCGTCCCCGGCGAGGTGGTCGAGCTTGCGGATGCGACCGGCGCCGACATCGAGGTCAACCTCTTCAATCGGACGGAGGAACGGATGGAGGCGATCGCCGACCACCTCCGCGAGCACGGCGCCGAGGACGTGAAGGGGCTGACGGCGGACGCCCGGATCCCCGGCCTCGACCACGAGCGTGCCAAGGTCGACGCCGACGGGATCTACGACGCCGACGTCGTGGTCGTCCCGCTGGAGGACGGCGACCGGGCGGAGGCGCTGGCCGCGATGGGCAAGACCGAGGTCGTCATCGACCTGAACCCGATGTCGAGGTCGGCACAGGCGGCCGCCGTCCCCATCGTCGACAACATCATCCGGGCGGTCCCGAATATGACCGCCCACGCCCGCGAACTGGCCGACGCGAGCCGGGAGGAGCTGGAAGCCATCGTGAAGGAGTTCGACCCCGACGCCGCCCGCGCCGCCGCCGAGCGAGCGGTCCGCGAAGGGGAGCTGGCGTGA
- a CDS encoding pantoate kinase, with amino-acid sequence MTGVRDPEPARAFVPGHAAGFATVDRHDDPTKAGARGAGLALSDGVTVTVRPAGERSVELDGEPVELGAAERVLDALQAPVAVRGASDLPRGAGLGVSGGMALGAALATNRALDRGLSVNELVTVAHGAEVQAGTGRGDVVGAARGGAPVRLEPGGPHENVVDAIPEPARVEYHALGEPGGDTATEGDGGLPVADDELTRAGERALSAVVRDPTLSTVMEASRRFVRETGLLTDRARGVIEDVAAAGGSATMTVGGETVLALGRGLSDAGYDPAACRLHPGAAVEAPVR; translated from the coding sequence ATGACCGGAGTCCGCGACCCGGAGCCCGCACGGGCGTTCGTCCCCGGGCACGCGGCCGGCTTCGCGACCGTCGACCGCCACGACGACCCGACGAAGGCCGGCGCGCGGGGCGCGGGACTGGCGCTCTCGGATGGCGTGACCGTCACCGTCCGCCCGGCCGGGGAGCGCTCGGTCGAACTGGACGGCGAGCCCGTCGAGCTGGGTGCCGCCGAGCGCGTGCTGGACGCCCTGCAGGCCCCCGTCGCGGTCCGCGGGGCGAGTGACCTCCCGCGCGGGGCCGGGCTCGGCGTCTCCGGCGGGATGGCACTCGGTGCCGCGCTGGCGACGAACCGCGCGCTCGACCGGGGGCTCTCCGTCAACGAACTCGTGACGGTCGCCCACGGCGCCGAGGTCCAGGCGGGGACGGGCCGGGGCGACGTGGTCGGGGCGGCCCGGGGCGGCGCGCCGGTCCGGCTGGAGCCGGGCGGCCCCCACGAGAACGTCGTTGACGCCATCCCCGAACCGGCCCGCGTGGAGTACCACGCGCTCGGCGAGCCGGGCGGCGACACCGCCACGGAGGGTGACGGGGGCCTGCCCGTGGCCGACGACGAGCTGACAAGGGCCGGCGAGCGCGCGCTCTCGGCAGTCGTCCGGGACCCGACGCTGTCGACGGTCATGGAGGCCTCGCGGCGGTTCGTCCGGGAGACCGGCCTGCTGACCGACCGCGCCCGCGGCGTCATCGAGGACGTCGCGGCGGCGGGCGGGTCGGCGACGATGACGGTCGGGGGCGAGACCGTTCTCGCGCTCGGTCGCGGGCTCTCGGACGCGGGCTACGACCCGGCGGCCTGCCGGCTCCACCCCGGCGCGGCCGTCGAGGCGCCCGTGAGATAG
- a CDS encoding DUF6290 family protein, whose protein sequence is MPTVSVRLSEEEKQRLEDAAELFGQDRSSTLRQAMAEGIKTLRTHHAVERYQAGDVSVTEAARLADVTVGEWLELAHDRGLTTQLDPTDLEFDAERAREL, encoded by the coding sequence ATGCCGACGGTGAGCGTCAGACTCTCCGAGGAGGAAAAGCAGCGGCTGGAGGACGCGGCCGAGCTGTTCGGGCAGGACCGCAGCAGCACCCTCCGGCAGGCGATGGCCGAGGGCATCAAGACGCTACGGACCCACCACGCGGTCGAGCGCTACCAGGCCGGCGACGTTTCGGTCACGGAGGCTGCCCGGTTGGCCGACGTGACGGTTGGGGAGTGGCTCGAACTCGCGCACGACCGCGGGCTCACGACCCAACTCGACCCCACGGACCTCGAGTTCGACGCCGAGCGCGCCCGCGAGCTATGA
- the aspS gene encoding aspartate--tRNA(Asn) ligase, producing MDDRTYAADAEPGTDATVAGWVHEVRDLGGIAFLILRDKSGKIQVKFEKDEMDDDLVDTGLSVHRESVVRVEGTVEEEERAPTGVEVVPDSLEVVAEADPELPLDPSGKVDADLSTRLDNRTLDLRKEEVKAIFQIRAEMLRAVREQFRDLGCTEINTPKIVATGTEGGTELFPVTYFGREAFMNQSPQLFKQLMVGSGLERVFEVGPIFRAEEHNTPRHLNEATSIDFESAFYDHTDAMDACEAVVRAAYEGVAENCAEELETLGLEDFSVPEADFPRLSYQEAIERVNATGKLDEQLVWGDDLSTEAEHALGEDVGRHYFVTDWPSEVKPFYIKDHDDDPELSTGFDLMHPSLELVSGGQREHRYEHLIEGFEQQGLEPEAFEYYTKMFRYGMPPHAGWGLGAERLVMTMLGLENIREAVIFPRDRQRLSP from the coding sequence ATGGACGACCGCACCTACGCAGCCGACGCCGAGCCCGGCACGGACGCGACCGTCGCCGGCTGGGTCCACGAGGTCCGGGACCTGGGCGGCATCGCCTTCCTCATCCTCCGGGACAAGTCGGGCAAGATCCAGGTGAAATTCGAGAAAGACGAGATGGACGACGACCTCGTCGACACTGGACTGAGCGTCCACCGCGAGAGCGTCGTTCGCGTGGAGGGCACGGTCGAGGAAGAAGAGCGGGCCCCCACCGGCGTCGAGGTCGTCCCCGACTCGCTGGAGGTGGTCGCAGAGGCCGACCCCGAACTACCGCTGGACCCCTCGGGGAAGGTCGACGCCGACCTCTCGACCCGGCTCGACAACCGGACGCTCGACCTCCGCAAGGAGGAGGTCAAGGCCATCTTCCAGATCCGCGCGGAGATGCTCCGGGCGGTCCGCGAGCAGTTCCGCGACCTGGGTTGTACGGAGATCAACACCCCAAAGATCGTCGCTACCGGCACCGAGGGCGGGACGGAGCTGTTCCCGGTCACCTACTTCGGCCGGGAGGCGTTCATGAACCAGAGCCCCCAGCTGTTCAAGCAGCTGATGGTCGGCTCCGGCCTGGAGCGGGTCTTCGAGGTCGGCCCGATCTTCCGCGCCGAGGAGCACAACACCCCCCGCCACCTCAACGAGGCGACGAGCATCGACTTCGAGTCGGCCTTCTACGACCACACCGACGCGATGGACGCCTGCGAGGCAGTCGTCCGGGCGGCCTACGAGGGCGTCGCCGAGAACTGCGCCGAGGAGTTGGAGACGCTCGGACTCGAGGACTTCTCCGTTCCGGAGGCCGACTTCCCCCGGCTGAGCTACCAGGAGGCCATCGAGCGGGTCAACGCCACCGGCAAACTCGACGAGCAGCTGGTCTGGGGCGACGACCTCTCGACGGAGGCCGAGCACGCGCTGGGCGAGGACGTCGGCCGCCACTACTTCGTCACCGACTGGCCAAGCGAGGTCAAGCCGTTCTACATCAAGGACCACGACGACGACCCCGAGCTGTCGACGGGCTTCGACCTGATGCACCCCTCCCTGGAGCTGGTCTCCGGGGGCCAGCGCGAACACCGCTACGAGCACCTGATCGAGGGGTTCGAACAGCAGGGCCTCGAACCCGAGGCCTTCGAGTACTACACCAAGATGTTCCGCTACGGAATGCCGCCCCACGCCGGCTGGGGGCTGGGCGCCGAGCGGCTCGTGATGACGATGCTCGGGCTGGAGAACATCCGGGAGGCGGTCATCTTCCCGCGGGACCGCCAGCGGCTGAGCCCCTGA
- a CDS encoding universal stress protein, protein MYQVLVPIDDNVERGLSQAEFVANLPRANEEVKATLTHVLQTEGADLPEPMATPSRVRAVREARDSLQDAGVKTEIREADVPPAEGIRELAENIDADLIAMGGRKRSPAGKVLFGSVTQSVLLNTNRAVAVTGRRE, encoded by the coding sequence ATGTACCAGGTACTGGTGCCCATCGACGACAACGTCGAGCGCGGCCTGTCACAGGCGGAGTTCGTCGCAAACCTCCCGCGGGCGAACGAGGAGGTCAAGGCGACGCTGACCCACGTCCTCCAGACCGAGGGTGCGGACCTTCCCGAGCCGATGGCCACGCCCTCCCGGGTCAGAGCCGTTCGAGAGGCGCGTGACTCCCTCCAGGATGCGGGCGTCAAAACGGAGATCCGCGAGGCCGACGTCCCGCCCGCGGAGGGGATCCGCGAGCTGGCCGAGAACATCGACGCCGACCTCATCGCGATGGGCGGGCGCAAGCGCAGCCCCGCCGGCAAGGTCCTCTTCGGCAGCGTCACCCAGTCCGTCCTCCTGAACACCAACCGCGCGGTCGCCGTCACCGGCCGCCGGGAGTGA
- a CDS encoding halocarboxylic acid dehydrogenase DehI family protein, with protein MSLDTSAQVYDHEAAGWQRGLYDDVKRTFRAPFVNWIFRTAMANEPAFLRYTWGQVAPVFDTRAFAQFSVDYRDAVLTELEVPVHEGRDLGLRPPEYRELQGQLATFDIVGPRLAVLFRTLARTLDGERVGGAAGGVDSTAPYPAALDRDRGREPTMVGPGETPPGTEETLAAVREAHDLGDGLPSIYRCLAQWPAALDAGWAAVTADEEALAAARGEADRLVEDFVGRLAYTPRTTPADLRSAGLGGAVEDMAALFGGFDAGGTDLLPLLSGYAAAVGAEGRRRL; from the coding sequence ATGTCCCTCGACACGAGCGCGCAGGTCTACGACCACGAGGCGGCGGGCTGGCAGCGCGGCCTCTACGACGACGTCAAGCGCACCTTCCGGGCCCCGTTCGTCAACTGGATCTTCCGGACTGCGATGGCAAACGAGCCCGCCTTCCTGCGGTACACCTGGGGCCAGGTCGCTCCCGTCTTCGACACGCGGGCCTTCGCACAGTTCAGCGTCGACTACCGCGACGCGGTCCTCACGGAACTGGAGGTGCCGGTCCACGAGGGCCGGGACCTGGGCCTGCGGCCGCCGGAGTACCGCGAGCTCCAGGGACAGCTGGCGACGTTCGATATCGTCGGGCCGCGGCTGGCGGTGCTGTTCAGAACGCTGGCGCGAACGCTCGACGGCGAGCGGGTCGGCGGCGCCGCCGGCGGGGTCGACTCGACGGCCCCCTACCCTGCCGCCCTCGACCGCGACCGCGGCCGCGAGCCGACCATGGTCGGGCCCGGCGAGACTCCCCCGGGAACGGAGGAGACGCTGGCGGCGGTCCGGGAGGCCCACGACCTCGGCGACGGGCTTCCGAGCATCTACCGGTGTCTCGCGCAGTGGCCGGCCGCCCTCGACGCCGGGTGGGCGGCGGTGACGGCCGACGAGGAGGCGCTGGCGGCCGCCCGCGGGGAGGCCGACCGGCTGGTCGAGGACTTCGTCGGCCGGCTGGCCTACACGCCGCGGACCACGCCGGCGGACCTCCGGAGCGCGGGGCTGGGCGGGGCCGTCGAGGACATGGCGGCGCTGTTCGGCGGGTTCGACGCCGGAGGGACCGACCTGTTGCCGTTGCTCTCCGGCTACGCCGCGGCCGTCGGTGCAGAGGGCCGGCGCCGGCTCTGA
- a CDS encoding DNA topoisomerase I produces MELIVTEKENAARRIAEILSEGSADAERRNGVGVYRWGDTRVVGLSGHVVGVDFPPEYENWRDVEPVELIDADVVTEPTQENIVRTLRELAREADRVTIATDYDREGELIGKEAYELVREETDAPVDRVRFSSITDREVREAFAEPDEIDFDLAAAGEARQTIDLVWGAALTRFLSLSARQLGNDFISVGRVQSPTLKLIVDREREIQAFDPEDYWELFADLSRDGESFEAQYFYDDDGTEAERVWEESAAEAAHERLRAADAAEVTSVRRRTRTDEPPAPFNTTAFISAAGSLGYSAQRAMSVAEELYTAGYLTYPRTDNTVYPEDLDPEELLDAFVGSRAFGEDAESLLDLEDLEPTEGEEETTDHPPIHPTGEVPDRGDLGEDEWELYELVVRRFFATVAEPATWAHLRVVAEANGCQLKANGKRLVEPGYHEVYPYPSTSETVVPDVEEGDRLDIADVRLEAKQTQPPRRYGQSRLIKKMESLGLGTKATRHNTLEKLYDRGYIEGDPPRPTRLAEAVVEAAEAFADRVVSEEMTAQLEADMDAIASGEATLEEVTTESREMLGEVFEDLRESREAVGDHLQESLKADRRLGPCPECGEDLLVRQSRDGSYFVGCDGFPDCRFTLPLPSTGEPLVLDEVCEEHDTHHVKMLAGRDTFVHGCPRCAAAEADDSDDEVIGPCPECGESVAPDEQRGGGGEAAEAHGGELAIKHLRSGSRLAGCTRYPDCEYSLPLPRNGEIEVTDTYCEEHDLPELVVHDGEDPWELGCPVCNYREYRAEQAVEDLEDIDGVGAATAEKLESAGVESPDDLQTIDPETVADDLQGVSADRLREWQEQVEAA; encoded by the coding sequence GTGGAGCTGATCGTCACGGAGAAGGAAAACGCCGCCCGCAGGATCGCGGAGATACTCAGCGAGGGTAGCGCCGACGCCGAGCGGCGAAACGGCGTGGGCGTCTACCGCTGGGGCGACACGCGCGTCGTCGGCCTCTCGGGACACGTCGTCGGCGTCGACTTCCCCCCGGAGTACGAGAACTGGCGGGACGTCGAGCCCGTCGAACTGATCGACGCCGATGTCGTCACGGAGCCGACCCAGGAGAACATCGTCCGCACCCTGCGCGAACTCGCCCGCGAGGCCGACCGGGTCACCATCGCGACCGACTACGACCGCGAGGGCGAACTCATCGGCAAGGAGGCCTACGAACTGGTGCGGGAGGAGACCGACGCGCCCGTCGACCGCGTCCGGTTTTCCTCGATCACCGACCGGGAGGTCCGGGAGGCCTTCGCCGAGCCCGACGAGATCGACTTCGACCTGGCGGCCGCGGGGGAGGCCCGCCAGACCATCGACCTGGTCTGGGGCGCCGCGCTCACGCGCTTTCTCTCGCTGTCGGCCCGCCAGCTCGGCAACGACTTCATCTCCGTCGGGCGGGTGCAGTCGCCGACGCTGAAGCTGATCGTCGACCGGGAACGGGAGATCCAGGCCTTCGACCCCGAGGACTACTGGGAACTGTTCGCCGACCTGAGCCGGGACGGCGAGTCCTTCGAGGCCCAGTACTTCTACGACGACGACGGGACCGAGGCCGAGCGGGTCTGGGAGGAGTCGGCCGCCGAGGCGGCCCACGAGCGGCTGCGGGCCGCCGACGCCGCCGAGGTGACGAGCGTCCGCCGGCGCACCCGGACCGACGAGCCCCCAGCGCCGTTCAACACCACCGCGTTCATCTCCGCGGCCGGCTCGCTGGGCTACTCGGCCCAGCGCGCGATGTCGGTCGCCGAGGAACTCTACACTGCGGGCTATCTCACCTACCCCCGGACCGACAACACCGTCTATCCCGAGGACCTCGACCCGGAGGAGCTACTCGATGCCTTCGTGGGCAGCCGCGCGTTCGGCGAGGACGCCGAGTCGCTGCTCGACCTCGAGGACCTCGAGCCCACGGAGGGCGAGGAGGAGACCACGGACCACCCGCCGATCCACCCCACCGGCGAGGTGCCCGACCGCGGGGACCTTGGGGAAGACGAGTGGGAGCTGTACGAGCTGGTCGTCCGGCGCTTTTTCGCCACCGTGGCGGAGCCGGCGACCTGGGCCCACCTGCGGGTGGTCGCGGAGGCGAACGGCTGCCAGCTCAAGGCAAACGGCAAGCGGCTGGTCGAGCCCGGCTACCACGAGGTCTACCCGTACCCGAGCACCAGCGAGACCGTCGTCCCCGACGTCGAGGAAGGCGACCGGCTGGATATCGCCGACGTTCGCCTGGAGGCCAAACAGACCCAGCCCCCGCGGCGGTACGGCCAGTCCAGACTTATCAAAAAGATGGAAAGTCTTGGACTGGGCACCAAGGCTACGAGACACAACACCCTCGAGAAGCTGTACGACCGCGGCTACATCGAGGGGGACCCGCCCCGGCCGACCAGGCTGGCGGAGGCGGTCGTGGAGGCCGCCGAGGCCTTCGCGGACCGCGTGGTCAGCGAGGAGATGACCGCCCAGCTGGAGGCGGACATGGACGCCATCGCGAGCGGCGAGGCAACTCTGGAGGAGGTGACTACCGAATCCCGCGAGATGCTCGGGGAGGTCTTCGAGGACCTCCGCGAGTCACGGGAGGCGGTCGGCGACCACCTCCAGGAGTCGCTGAAGGCCGACCGCCGGCTCGGTCCCTGTCCGGAGTGTGGCGAGGACCTGCTTGTCCGGCAATCCAGGGACGGCTCCTACTTCGTGGGCTGTGACGGCTTTCCGGACTGTCGGTTCACGCTGCCGCTGCCGAGCACGGGCGAGCCGCTGGTGCTCGACGAGGTCTGCGAGGAACACGACACCCACCACGTGAAGATGCTCGCCGGCCGGGACACCTTCGTCCACGGCTGCCCGCGGTGTGCGGCCGCCGAGGCCGACGACAGCGACGACGAGGTGATCGGGCCGTGTCCGGAATGTGGGGAGAGCGTTGCTCCGGACGAGCAACGAGGTGGAGGCGGCGAGGCCGCCGAAGCGCACGGCGGCGAGCTCGCGATCAAACACCTCCGGTCGGGCTCGCGGCTGGCCGGCTGTACCAGATATCCGGACTGTGAGTACTCGCTGCCCCTGCCCCGCAACGGCGAGATCGAGGTGACCGACACCTACTGCGAGGAGCACGACCTGCCCGAACTGGTGGTACACGACGGCGAGGACCCCTGGGAGCTGGGCTGTCCGGTCTGCAACTACCGGGAGTACCGCGCCGAGCAGGCCGTCGAGGACCTGGAGGACATCGACGGGGTCGGCGCGGCGACCGCCGAGAAACTCGAGTCGGCCGGCGTCGAGTCGCCCGACGACCTCCAGACGATCGACCCCGAGACCGTGGCCGACGACCTCCAGGGCGTCTCCGCCGACCGCCTGCGTGAGTGGCAGGAGCAGGTCGAGGCTGCCTGA